The proteins below come from a single Comamonas antarctica genomic window:
- a CDS encoding LysR substrate-binding domain-containing protein — translation MSDFTASRSFLRQIDLSSLDLFVLICEHGSIARAAEQGGMVASAVSKRIAELESLARTLLLLRHARGVRPTPAGNLLLEHARTILLGVEHLRDDLSEYARGVRGLVRLTANASAVEQFLPEHIAVFARQHPDIRIDLRQATSRNVARAVRDHLADLGVCSPSDEAEGLESLPYRRERMVLIMPQQHPLARHRELAYEEALDYAQVGLRDSSTVQEMLDREARVGRRMLRQRIEVDSLSAMCRMIECGLGVGVMPEGAYQRLGETRELHAVPLTDAWAERTLNLYAVRFADLPAPARHFAGTLVQEAQLPTLGNGLEFMPPPHS, via the coding sequence ATGTCCGATTTCACCGCTTCACGCAGCTTTCTGCGCCAGATCGACCTGTCCTCGCTCGACCTGTTCGTGCTGATCTGCGAACACGGCAGCATCGCGCGCGCCGCCGAGCAGGGCGGCATGGTGGCCTCGGCCGTGAGCAAGCGCATTGCCGAACTGGAATCGCTGGCGCGCACGCTGCTGCTGCTGCGCCATGCGCGCGGCGTGCGCCCGACGCCGGCCGGCAATCTGCTGCTGGAGCATGCGCGCACCATCCTGCTCGGGGTCGAGCATCTGCGCGACGACCTGAGCGAATATGCACGCGGCGTGCGCGGACTGGTGCGGCTGACCGCCAATGCCTCGGCCGTGGAGCAGTTCCTGCCCGAACACATCGCGGTGTTCGCGCGCCAGCATCCCGACATCCGCATCGACCTGCGCCAGGCCACCAGCCGCAATGTGGCGCGCGCCGTGCGCGACCATCTGGCCGACCTCGGGGTCTGCAGTCCCAGCGATGAAGCCGAGGGGCTGGAGTCGCTGCCCTACCGGCGCGAGCGCATGGTGCTGATCATGCCGCAGCAGCATCCCTTGGCACGCCACCGCGAACTGGCTTATGAGGAAGCGCTGGACTATGCACAGGTCGGGCTGCGCGACAGCTCCACCGTGCAGGAAATGCTCGACCGCGAGGCGCGCGTCGGCCGGCGCATGCTGCGCCAGCGCATCGAGGTCGACAGCCTGAGCGCGATGTGCCGGATGATCGAATGCGGGCTGGGCGTGGGCGTGATGCCCGAGGGCGCCTACCAGCGGCTGGGCGAGACGCGCGAGCTGCATGCGGTGCCGCTGACCGATGCCTGGGCCGAGCGCACGCTCAATCTCTATGCCGTGCGCTTTGCCGACCTGCCCGCGCCCGCGCGCCACTTTGCGGGAACGCTGGTGCAGGAAGCGCAACTGCCCACGCTAGGCAACGGCCTCGAATTCATGCCCCCGCCGCATTCTTGA
- a CDS encoding HNH endonuclease: MKVLKLSAQGLPQSWLTLEQAVLYYAADAVRWESGGAIACFRGGHNARTGLQSVIEVNSIIGTRGMPAINPHTLKPGLTNSKLFARDRGVCAYCGQQFSEHDLTREHILPQSARGQDHWMNVVTACRPCNHRKGARTPEQARMPLLYTPYVPSLWEDFILRNRRILADQMEFLTAHLPRSSRMRRGHEFEAVA, from the coding sequence GTGAAGGTGCTGAAATTGTCCGCGCAGGGGCTGCCGCAGTCCTGGCTCACGCTCGAGCAGGCGGTGCTTTACTACGCCGCCGATGCCGTGCGCTGGGAGTCGGGCGGCGCGATTGCGTGCTTTCGCGGCGGCCACAATGCGCGCACCGGCCTGCAGTCGGTGATCGAGGTCAACAGCATCATCGGCACGCGCGGCATGCCGGCCATCAATCCGCATACGCTCAAGCCCGGCCTCACCAACAGCAAGCTGTTCGCGCGCGACCGCGGTGTCTGCGCTTACTGCGGCCAGCAGTTCTCCGAACACGATCTCACGCGCGAGCACATCCTGCCGCAGTCCGCGCGCGGCCAGGACCACTGGATGAACGTGGTCACGGCCTGCCGCCCCTGCAACCACCGCAAGGGCGCGCGCACGCCCGAGCAGGCACGCATGCCGCTGCTCTACACACCCTATGTGCCCAGCCTCTGGGAAGACTTCATCCTGCGCAACCGCCGCATCCTGGCCGACCAGATGGAGTTTCTCACCGCCCATCTGCCCCGAAGCTCAAGAATGCGGCGGGGGCATGAATTCGAGGCCGTTGCCTAG
- a CDS encoding bifunctional riboflavin kinase/FAD synthetase, producing the protein MKIFRGFQHSGREPACALTIGNFDGVHRGHQAMLSLLAGEARQRGVATCVLTFEPHPRDYFAAALKQPELAPARICTLRDKLTALERCGVDQVVVLPFNQRLASQSPQAFIDEVLREGLGARYVLVGDDFRFGARRAGDYAMLDAAGQRSGFDVARMNSYEVHGLRVSSSAVREALAAGRMDEAERLLGHPYTISGHVLHGRKLGRQLAESMPGANDGFRTLNLRFAHWKPAAGGIFAVHVHGLSEQPLQGVANLGVRPSLDPNDVNGGRVLLETHCLDWPDHLGAEGAYGKIIRVELLHKLHDELKYDSLQALTEGIARDCDDARALFAALPAPTYTETRRQTTRDRI; encoded by the coding sequence ATGAAGATCTTCCGTGGCTTCCAGCATTCGGGGCGTGAACCGGCCTGCGCGCTGACGATTGGCAACTTCGATGGTGTGCACCGCGGCCACCAGGCAATGCTGTCGCTGCTCGCCGGCGAGGCACGCCAGCGCGGCGTGGCCACCTGCGTGCTGACCTTCGAGCCGCACCCGCGCGACTATTTCGCCGCGGCCCTCAAGCAGCCCGAGCTGGCGCCGGCGCGCATCTGCACGCTGCGCGACAAGCTCACGGCGCTCGAGCGCTGCGGCGTCGACCAGGTCGTGGTCCTGCCGTTCAACCAGCGCCTGGCCAGCCAGTCGCCGCAGGCCTTCATCGACGAAGTGCTGCGCGAAGGCCTGGGCGCGCGCTATGTGCTGGTCGGCGATGATTTCCGCTTTGGCGCGCGCCGCGCGGGCGACTACGCGATGCTCGATGCCGCAGGCCAGCGCAGCGGCTTCGATGTCGCGCGCATGAACAGCTATGAGGTACACGGGCTGCGTGTGTCCAGTTCGGCGGTGCGCGAGGCGCTGGCCGCGGGACGCATGGACGAAGCCGAGCGCCTGCTGGGACACCCCTACACCATCTCCGGCCATGTGCTGCATGGCCGCAAACTGGGGCGCCAACTCGCCGAATCCATGCCCGGCGCCAATGACGGCTTCCGCACGCTGAACCTGCGCTTCGCGCACTGGAAGCCGGCGGCCGGCGGGATCTTCGCGGTGCATGTGCATGGCCTGTCCGAGCAGCCGCTGCAGGGCGTGGCCAACCTGGGCGTGCGGCCCTCGCTGGACCCGAACGACGTCAATGGCGGGCGCGTGCTGCTCGAGACGCATTGCCTGGATTGGCCCGACCATCTGGGGGCGGAAGGGGCATACGGTAAAATCATCCGCGTGGAACTTCTGCACAAACTCCATGACGAGCTGAAGTACGACAGTCTGCAGGCCCTCACCGAAGGGATTGCCCGGGACTGCGATGACGCGCGCGCGCTGTTTGCCGCGCTGCCTGCGCCCACGTACACCGAAACCCGCCGCCAGACGACCCGCGATCGAATTTGA